The Nitrososphaerota archaeon genome has a segment encoding these proteins:
- a CDS encoding topoisomerase, translating into MKRIVDDDIQEVVLFVKNLNSDAENGSLVVVEGKRDKEALQSLGFRGSVTMLCHNGGIKRLIESAGLYRKTILLLDLDKEGRSLTGRAGRMLQGRITIDLSYRKELGAIAKGRIRHIEELSRFRDFILS; encoded by the coding sequence ATGAAACGTATAGTGGACGATGATATACAGGAAGTTGTTCTCTTCGTAAAGAACCTTAACTCAGATGCTGAAAATGGTTCGCTAGTTGTCGTAGAAGGAAAAAGGGACAAAGAAGCCTTGCAGTCTCTAGGCTTTAGAGGGAGCGTAACGATGCTCTGCCATAACGGAGGCATCAAACGTTTGATTGAAAGTGCTGGGCTCTACAGGAAGACCATTTTGCTCTTGGACCTTGATAAAGAGGGACGATCATTGACAGGTAGGGCCGGTAGGATGCTTCAAGGAAGAATAACTATAGATCTTTCGTATAGGAAGGAACTTGGGGCTATCGCAAAAGGTAGGATAAGGCATATAGAGGAATTGAGCAGATTCAGGGATTTTATACTAAGTTAG
- a CDS encoding PDZ domain-containing protein, which produces MALAQLENQIVEAVEKLSESVVSIDSMKLQRNFHGIVPREGSGSGVIISKDGYIITNNHVIDDATRVLVNLKDGRSFIGEVVGGDVATDIALLKVQANSLPVAKLGNSDNLKVGQLALAIGNTLGLPGGHTVSLGVISALGRPLPGTDYIYEGLIQTDTAINPGNSGGPLADINGNVIGINTAMIPFAQGVGFAIPIDAVKRINEQIVEKGRVVRPWIGISAIDLNRSISRRYDIPIEKGVFIVDIAHRSPAYEAGLRIGDVLVKIGSNEVNQMKDLIAALSRVQPDNEIELSIVRMGNRYTVSVRPVDAPFPVNR; this is translated from the coding sequence ATGGCTCTGGCACAACTTGAAAATCAAATTGTTGAAGCAGTCGAGAAGCTCAGCGAAAGCGTAGTAAGCATTGACAGCATGAAACTGCAAAGAAACTTCCACGGAATAGTTCCTCGCGAAGGTTCTGGTTCAGGTGTAATCATCAGCAAAGACGGCTACATAATTACGAACAACCATGTTATAGACGATGCCACAAGGGTGCTGGTGAATCTCAAAGACGGAAGGTCTTTCATTGGAGAGGTTGTGGGAGGGGATGTAGCAACGGACATAGCATTGCTTAAGGTTCAAGCGAACAGTTTACCTGTAGCCAAGCTTGGAAATTCTGATAATCTAAAAGTTGGTCAATTAGCCTTAGCAATAGGCAATACGCTAGGATTACCGGGAGGTCATACAGTTTCTTTAGGCGTGATAAGCGCACTTGGTCGTCCTTTACCTGGCACAGATTACATCTACGAGGGTCTGATCCAGACTGACACAGCAATCAATCCCGGAAATAGCGGAGGGCCTCTGGCAGACATTAACGGAAACGTCATCGGAATAAACACGGCAATGATACCTTTTGCTCAGGGTGTAGGCTTCGCAATTCCCATAGATGCAGTAAAGAGAATCAATGAACAGATAGTCGAGAAAGGCAGGGTTGTCAGGCCTTGGATTGGGATCTCAGCTATAGACCTCAACCGCTCCATATCAAGAAGGTATGACATTCCGATAGAAAAGGGCGTCTTCATAGTTGATATTGCTCATCGCAGTCCAGCGTACGAAGCAGGATTAAGGATAGGGGACGTTCTGGTGAAAATAGGCTCAAATGAAGTAAACCAGATGAAAGACCTAATTGCAGCACTTTCAAGAGTGCAGCCTGACAACGAAATTGAACTCTCAATAGTCAGAATGGGGAACAGGTATACAGTATCGGTAAGGCCTGTCGATGCGCCTTTTCCAGTAAACAGGTAA
- a CDS encoding helix-turn-helix transcriptional regulator, whose translation MTKLETVNLPDVSNVNRADVSATLNDLTKRWTFPVLRSLHLKEPARFNELKRSIDGISATSLSERLAGLESKGIVERIVYPENPPRVEYIMTKKGWEFYNLLNGFADWTARWEDQVHKRLN comes from the coding sequence TTGACCAAGTTAGAGACTGTTAACCTTCCCGACGTTTCTAATGTGAATCGTGCTGACGTAAGTGCTACGCTGAACGACCTGACTAAAAGATGGACATTCCCTGTACTTCGTTCTTTACATTTGAAGGAGCCTGCAAGATTTAACGAACTAAAGAGGAGTATTGATGGAATAAGTGCGACTTCCCTATCTGAAAGGCTTGCAGGGCTTGAAAGTAAAGGAATCGTTGAAAGAATTGTCTATCCCGAAAATCCTCCAAGAGTTGAGTACATAATGACGAAGAAGGGCTGGGAATTTTACAACCTACTTAACGGGTTTGCAGATTGGACTGCAAGATGGGAGGATCAAGTTCATAAACGACTTAACTAG
- a CDS encoding proteasome assembly chaperone family protein: MRGRSMIEIEIREFKKHDLREGIVIDGFPNIGLVSAIFSSYLVAAKGLDQIACLDSEKFPPVSMIFDGKPKFPARIYAGIDPKIAVFVAEFTPPPALDRPLAKKMLEWAIEQKASMIITSVTLPFLEEEDVRTDSPVLGVGSTQKAREILAKAGIGKFDVGMITGAPAVLLNEGRWSNLDVIALLAKAHPLVPDHRAAAKIIETMSKLIPNMKIDVGPLYEEATKIEERLKSVRAQALRAEGTPREDVYR, translated from the coding sequence ATGCGTGGGAGAAGTATGATCGAGATAGAGATTAGGGAATTCAAGAAGCATGATCTTAGAGAAGGTATCGTTATAGATGGCTTCCCAAATATAGGCTTGGTCAGTGCAATATTTTCATCATATTTGGTTGCTGCCAAAGGGCTAGATCAAATAGCATGTTTGGATTCGGAGAAATTCCCTCCAGTTTCGATGATATTCGATGGCAAGCCAAAGTTCCCTGCAAGGATCTATGCAGGTATTGACCCAAAAATTGCAGTCTTTGTTGCTGAGTTTACTCCTCCACCCGCTCTTGATAGGCCTCTTGCAAAGAAGATGCTGGAATGGGCTATTGAGCAGAAGGCATCTATGATAATCACGTCTGTAACCTTACCATTCCTTGAAGAGGAAGATGTAAGAACTGATTCTCCTGTTTTAGGTGTCGGAAGTACTCAAAAGGCAAGAGAAATACTTGCCAAGGCTGGCATCGGAAAGTTTGATGTTGGGATGATAACAGGCGCTCCCGCAGTCCTTCTTAACGAAGGAAGGTGGTCCAATCTTGATGTCATCGCTCTGTTGGCAAAGGCTCATCCGTTGGTGCCAGATCATAGGGCAGCGGCAAAGATCATCGAAACTATGAGCAAGTTGATCCCTAACATGAAGATCGACGTTGGGCCTCTCTATGAAGAGGCTACCAAGATAGAGGAGAGATTGAAGTCAGTAAGGGCCCAAGCACTTCGGGCGGAAGGAACCCCAAGAGAAGACGTTTACAGGTAA
- a CDS encoding DUF3291 domain-containing protein yields the protein MRRWRHIIPFLRMTSKVMKQLKSTEGVVRYTVKADFPKKHFWTLSVWSSRDSLRRFVMSEPHATAVRKFSEWAGEGAAFAEWNSFTDAMSWNEALQRLQNPTFHYRKK from the coding sequence GTGCGCAGGTGGAGGCACATAATCCCGTTCCTCCGAATGACATCTAAAGTGATGAAGCAGTTGAAGAGTACTGAAGGAGTTGTAAGATACACGGTCAAGGCTGATTTCCCAAAGAAGCATTTCTGGACGCTATCCGTTTGGAGCAGCAGAGATTCTTTACGGCGCTTTGTAATGTCAGAGCCGCATGCGACTGCTGTCAGGAAGTTTAGCGAATGGGCTGGGGAAGGAGCAGCATTCGCTGAGTGGAACAGTTTTACGGACGCTATGAGCTGGAATGAAGCACTACAAAGGCTCCAGAACCCCACATTCCACTACAGAAAGAAATAG
- the acs gene encoding acetate--CoA ligase, whose amino-acid sequence MSSEGEGSLPTNARIIPNQDYRSTWEASIKNPEQFWDSVARELYWFKTWDKVLEWNNPFARWFKGGEINVSVNAVDRHITTWRKNKVAILWEGEPGERRAVTYNEMYQEVNRFASVLKNLGVQKGDRVAFYMPMVPEFPIGVLAATRIGATFTVVFSGFSASALAGRINDCQAKVVVTADGGYRRGKVIQLKEIVDEALASTPSVQKVIVYRRVSREIPIKEGRDYWWHDLMKDSKPYVAPEPLDSLHPLYILYTSGTTGKPKGAVHSTGGYLTYVYATTKWVFDPKENDVYWCTADIGWVTGHSYVIFGPLSHGLTTVMYEGAPDYPRATRWWEIIERYGVSIFYTTPTAIRALMKFGDDLPKKHDLSSLRILGTVGEPINPAAWEWYYNIIGQTKCPIVDTWWQTETGGIMISPTPNLGIMPLKPGSATLPLPGIEPEIVDEQGNPVKLGEKGFLIIKRPWPGMFMTLYNDEDRYKQVYWSKFPGYYYPGDYALRDHDQYFWFLGRADEVLKVAGHRLGTIEIEDAFVGHRAVAEAAVAGRPDPVKGEGIVAFVTLKNNFTPSQELREELRQYVRKTIGPIATPDEIHFVSLLPKTRSGKIMRRIVKAVASGAEIGDVTTLEDGMSIEEVKKAIAEFTQSLRS is encoded by the coding sequence GTGAGCTCCGAAGGAGAAGGTAGCCTTCCAACTAATGCTAGGATAATCCCTAACCAGGACTACAGGAGCACTTGGGAAGCTTCAATAAAAAATCCCGAGCAGTTCTGGGATTCGGTAGCAAGAGAGCTGTACTGGTTCAAGACTTGGGACAAAGTCTTAGAATGGAATAATCCGTTTGCAAGGTGGTTCAAAGGAGGAGAGATCAATGTTTCTGTAAACGCCGTTGACAGACATATAACCACTTGGAGGAAGAATAAAGTTGCCATACTGTGGGAGGGTGAGCCTGGGGAAAGAAGGGCTGTCACGTATAACGAGATGTATCAGGAAGTGAATAGGTTCGCTAGCGTCCTGAAGAACTTGGGTGTACAAAAGGGCGACAGGGTAGCATTTTACATGCCCATGGTCCCAGAATTTCCTATTGGAGTTCTAGCGGCTACAAGGATCGGAGCTACTTTTACAGTTGTATTCTCTGGTTTCTCGGCGAGTGCACTTGCTGGAAGGATTAACGATTGCCAAGCGAAAGTTGTTGTGACCGCTGATGGAGGTTACAGGAGAGGCAAAGTAATTCAGCTAAAAGAAATTGTAGATGAAGCCCTTGCTTCTACACCGTCAGTGCAGAAAGTGATTGTATACAGGAGGGTAAGTAGAGAAATTCCGATCAAAGAAGGTAGGGATTACTGGTGGCACGACCTGATGAAGGATTCAAAACCATATGTTGCTCCAGAGCCTCTGGATTCATTGCATCCTCTCTATATATTGTACACTTCGGGTACTACTGGTAAGCCAAAAGGCGCAGTTCATAGCACTGGCGGCTACCTTACCTATGTATATGCTACTACAAAATGGGTTTTTGACCCTAAAGAAAATGATGTTTACTGGTGTACTGCAGATATAGGATGGGTTACTGGTCACAGCTACGTTATATTCGGTCCTCTGAGCCATGGCTTGACGACTGTAATGTACGAAGGCGCGCCAGACTATCCAAGAGCAACTAGGTGGTGGGAGATAATAGAAAGGTATGGCGTTTCGATATTCTATACGACACCTACTGCTATCAGAGCGTTGATGAAATTTGGAGATGATCTGCCCAAGAAACATGATTTGAGCAGTTTAAGGATTCTTGGGACTGTTGGCGAGCCGATAAACCCAGCAGCATGGGAATGGTATTACAATATTATTGGTCAAACCAAGTGCCCTATTGTTGATACATGGTGGCAGACTGAAACTGGGGGAATTATGATCTCACCTACACCGAATCTTGGGATAATGCCACTAAAGCCTGGCTCTGCAACTCTCCCTCTACCTGGAATAGAACCGGAGATAGTTGATGAACAAGGAAATCCGGTAAAACTCGGTGAGAAAGGTTTCTTGATCATAAAGAGACCGTGGCCTGGTATGTTTATGACCCTATACAATGATGAGGATAGGTACAAGCAAGTTTACTGGAGCAAGTTCCCGGGATATTACTACCCGGGCGACTACGCTCTGAGAGATCATGATCAGTACTTCTGGTTTCTCGGGAGGGCAGACGAAGTTTTAAAAGTCGCCGGGCATAGACTCGGTACGATAGAGATAGAGGATGCATTTGTGGGTCATCGGGCAGTAGCAGAGGCTGCAGTTGCAGGGAGACCAGATCCAGTAAAAGGGGAAGGTATAGTTGCATTTGTAACACTAAAGAATAATTTCACTCCATCGCAGGAGCTCCGCGAAGAGTTAAGGCAGTATGTCAGAAAGACTATTGGTCCAATTGCGACCCCAGATGAAATTCATTTTGTAAGTCTGCTCCCAAAGACAAGAAGTGGGAAGATCATGAGGAGAATTGTAAAAGCTGTTGCTTCTGGTGCAGAAATAGGCGACGTTACCACTCTTGAAGATGGAATGTCCATAGAAGAGGTCAAGAAGGCCATAGCCGAATTTACGCAATCTTTAAGATCATAA
- a CDS encoding DUF131 domain-containing protein — MANELVQFGFLLAFAGIVIIMLSFFLMFAKQKEARVQGGGAVLIGPIPIVWGTDKKWVFVAIALLLLIMATNFIVPLLARL, encoded by the coding sequence ATGGCCAACGAACTGGTTCAGTTTGGATTCTTGCTGGCATTTGCAGGCATAGTGATAATAATGTTATCTTTCTTCCTAATGTTTGCCAAGCAGAAAGAAGCAAGAGTTCAGGGAGGTGGGGCGGTGCTCATCGGACCTATACCGATTGTTTGGGGGACGGATAAGAAATGGGTCTTTGTTGCTATTGCTTTATTATTGCTAATCATGGCAACAAATTTCATAGTTCCTTTGCTGGCGAGGCTTTAA
- the pdxT gene encoding pyridoxal 5'-phosphate synthase glutaminase subunit PdxT, translating into MKIGVLGFQGDIEEHVAATKEALKKLNIDGSVLVVKTPDELQKIDALIIPGGESTVIGGLALFNKSLSVIKDKIRNDMPVLGTCAGMIMLASRTYDRVVGETKQPLIGVLDILVERNSFGRQRESFETELDISINGTDKLRGVFIRAPSIREVGQGVETLAKLDGQIVAVRQNNIIGTCFHPELSGDTILHEYFVKMIAS; encoded by the coding sequence ATGAAGATTGGAGTTCTAGGCTTTCAAGGCGACATAGAGGAGCATGTAGCAGCAACGAAGGAAGCCCTCAAGAAGCTGAACATTGATGGAAGCGTGCTGGTAGTAAAGACTCCAGACGAACTACAAAAGATCGATGCTTTGATCATACCGGGAGGGGAGAGCACTGTAATTGGAGGGTTGGCGTTGTTTAACAAATCACTCAGCGTCATAAAGGACAAGATCAGAAATGACATGCCCGTATTAGGCACATGTGCAGGGATGATAATGCTGGCAAGCAGAACCTATGACAGAGTTGTAGGAGAAACCAAACAGCCACTTATTGGAGTATTGGATATTCTTGTAGAAAGAAATTCTTTCGGAAGGCAAAGAGAATCGTTCGAAACAGAATTGGATATCTCGATAAATGGCACGGATAAACTCAGGGGCGTCTTCATAAGGGCTCCAAGCATCAGGGAGGTCGGTCAGGGAGTAGAAACTCTAGCTAAACTTGATGGCCAGATAGTCGCCGTGAGACAGAACAACATCATAGGAACTTGCTTCCATCCAGAACTCTCTGGAGATACCATCTTGCACGAATACTTTGTAAAGATGATCGCTTCTTAG
- a CDS encoding helix-turn-helix domain-containing protein, with product MIIKDEERKKALLRAMADEYSLKILISLIDRAESVNNISRVNDIPIATAYRRVSELQEAGLLVIERGVLTEDGKRYDLYRSAVRSMQVSFKSGAVEIDVVPNRDAVSKLENMWLSLGERDDRPS from the coding sequence ATGATTATTAAGGATGAAGAGCGAAAGAAGGCTCTGTTGCGGGCCATGGCTGACGAGTATTCGCTCAAGATTTTAATCTCCCTTATAGATAGAGCTGAATCAGTGAACAATATCAGCAGGGTCAATGACATCCCGATTGCAACGGCTTACAGAAGAGTGAGCGAACTGCAGGAAGCTGGTCTTTTGGTCATTGAAAGAGGAGTTTTGACCGAAGATGGGAAGCGCTATGACCTTTATAGGAGCGCTGTAAGGTCTATGCAGGTTTCATTTAAGAGCGGGGCGGTTGAAATTGATGTCGTTCCGAATAGGGACGCTGTTAGCAAACTCGAAAATATGTGGCTGTCCTTGGGTGAGAGAGATGACAGACCTTCTTAA
- a CDS encoding molybdopterin molybdotransferase MoeA: MSALGISRIEVARKPRVAILSTGDELLDSKEKSIRGKTYDINRQVLSALVEEEGCKPIDLGIAPDDDDEIRTKLRMGLRESDAVIASGGTSVGEKDLLPKVVNTLGKHGLLIHGVAMRPGSPIALASIEGKPMLLTPGFSVSCIFGFYVFGRAMIRKILQRRLDNITTKAVITKDMERNELTSFVLVKLTYQGDYMRADPIRPSGSNILSSFVRANGYLILPRRASVKKGQLVNVIITRPFMANSKL, from the coding sequence TTGTCGGCTCTAGGGATTAGCCGCATCGAGGTTGCAAGAAAGCCGCGAGTTGCTATTCTTTCAACGGGAGACGAATTACTGGATTCAAAGGAGAAAAGCATTCGAGGAAAGACGTACGACATCAACCGGCAAGTTCTTAGTGCTCTTGTAGAGGAAGAAGGATGTAAACCAATCGACCTTGGTATAGCACCTGATGATGACGATGAGATAAGAACGAAATTAAGAATGGGCTTGAGAGAATCTGACGCAGTTATCGCGAGCGGCGGTACATCTGTAGGAGAGAAAGATTTGCTCCCCAAGGTTGTCAATACATTAGGAAAGCATGGCCTGCTTATTCACGGTGTTGCAATGCGCCCAGGAAGTCCTATCGCGCTAGCATCAATCGAAGGGAAACCTATGCTGCTCACGCCAGGTTTTTCAGTCTCCTGCATCTTCGGTTTCTACGTTTTTGGGAGGGCAATGATTCGCAAAATTCTGCAGAGAAGGTTGGATAATATCACAACCAAGGCAGTAATTACTAAGGACATGGAGAGAAATGAACTTACCAGTTTCGTTCTTGTCAAACTAACCTATCAAGGCGATTATATGCGAGCTGATCCTATTCGTCCTTCTGGTTCAAATATTCTCTCCAGTTTTGTTAGAGCTAATGGCTATTTGATTCTACCACGCAGAGCGTCAGTCAAAAAAGGGCAACTTGTTAATGTGATCATAACTAGGCCATTTATGGCGAATTCTAAGTTATGA
- a CDS encoding DUF131 domain-containing protein, which yields MKTETGSLVQKWSVILFPLGFLALIAGMSLIMIGSARESSVESSFGGVVFIGPFPIVFGQGPQSPILLIIGLMIAIVMVLMFLSMLLPRRKVSWEE from the coding sequence ATGAAGACTGAAACTGGCTCATTAGTGCAGAAATGGAGTGTGATTCTGTTCCCCCTCGGCTTCCTAGCATTAATTGCCGGGATGTCCTTGATTATGATAGGAAGTGCACGGGAGAGCAGTGTTGAGAGTTCATTCGGAGGAGTCGTCTTTATTGGACCGTTTCCAATAGTTTTTGGTCAGGGTCCTCAGTCGCCTATACTATTGATAATTGGGCTGATGATAGCAATAGTAATGGTTTTGATGTTTCTGTCCATGCTCTTGCCAAGAAGAAAGGTTTCTTGGGAAGAATGA
- the pdxS gene encoding pyridoxal 5'-phosphate synthase lyase subunit PdxS, with the protein MISLVSSVEHPKGVLRESLKDIEVVRGTTLVKRGFAHMQKHGVIMDVTSVEQAQVAEEAGAVAVMVLDKLPFDVRKAGGVARTASLKIIEDVLNHITIPVMAKCRIGHAGEAKILEETGVDMIDESEVLTPADEERHIWKWDYTTPFVDGARDLGEALRRIEEGAAMIRTKGEPGTGNVAEAVRHIRLVNNELMKVKSLFANSDNQEIVRTARELKVSYEIVAETGRLGRLPVVNFAAGGIATPADAALMMGLGCDGIFVGSGIYKAEDSLQRAKAIVLATTFYDDSKTVAEAQKMVHERKSMTGLDAQNMEFRMQDRGGNI; encoded by the coding sequence ATGATCTCGCTAGTAAGCTCTGTCGAGCACCCTAAAGGCGTGCTTAGAGAGTCCCTGAAGGATATTGAAGTTGTGAGGGGAACAACGCTAGTGAAGAGAGGGTTTGCCCATATGCAGAAGCATGGAGTCATAATGGATGTTACCAGCGTGGAGCAGGCTCAGGTTGCCGAAGAAGCAGGTGCAGTTGCAGTAATGGTTCTGGACAAGCTCCCATTCGACGTTAGAAAGGCTGGAGGAGTTGCACGCACTGCCAGTTTGAAGATCATTGAAGATGTATTGAACCATATTACCATACCAGTAATGGCGAAGTGCAGGATTGGCCATGCAGGAGAAGCGAAGATACTTGAAGAAACTGGAGTGGACATGATAGATGAATCGGAGGTTCTTACTCCTGCAGATGAAGAGCGTCACATCTGGAAGTGGGATTACACTACTCCCTTCGTGGATGGTGCAAGAGACCTAGGGGAAGCGTTGAGGAGGATAGAAGAGGGAGCTGCAATGATAAGGACAAAAGGAGAGCCTGGTACAGGAAACGTTGCGGAAGCTGTCAGGCACATCAGGCTAGTGAACAATGAACTCATGAAGGTAAAATCTCTATTTGCAAACAGCGACAATCAGGAAATTGTAAGGACTGCAAGAGAGTTGAAGGTCTCCTACGAAATAGTGGCTGAAACTGGAAGGCTTGGAAGGTTGCCAGTAGTTAACTTCGCTGCTGGAGGCATAGCAACGCCTGCCGATGCAGCATTGATGATGGGACTGGGTTGCGACGGAATCTTTGTGGGCTCGGGAATTTACAAGGCGGAAGATTCTCTGCAGAGAGCCAAGGCCATAGTTTTGGCAACGACATTCTACGACGATTCAAAGACAGTTGCTGAGGCTCAAAAGATGGTCCATGAGAGAAAGTCTATGACGGGCCTCGATGCGCAGAACATGGAGTTCAGGATGCAAGATCGAGGAGGCAATATTTGA
- a CDS encoding nucleotide-binding protein — MLSFEDEVLQTDQEPAIVLDSTAFYAGLPFSSAVLCYTSPQILGEISKGRGLGIKVSALMESGRLRIVDADKESFNKVQEAAKQSADVKLSNADISLLALAVFLHAGGREVTVVSDDYSIQNVASHLGLKFSAVMTHGIAKAVKWVVYCSGCGKSFSRDVPKRCDVCGTEIKRKFGSNRPA, encoded by the coding sequence ATACTAAGCTTTGAGGATGAAGTTTTGCAGACAGATCAAGAGCCAGCAATAGTGCTGGATTCAACGGCATTTTATGCGGGGCTCCCGTTTTCCTCCGCAGTATTATGTTATACAAGCCCTCAAATCTTGGGTGAGATTTCCAAGGGGAGAGGCCTGGGCATCAAGGTTTCTGCGCTAATGGAGTCTGGCAGACTAAGAATTGTTGATGCGGACAAGGAATCTTTCAATAAGGTTCAGGAAGCTGCAAAGCAAAGTGCAGATGTAAAACTCTCCAATGCCGATATTTCCCTCCTCGCTCTTGCCGTTTTCTTGCATGCTGGAGGAAGGGAGGTGACAGTAGTTTCCGATGACTATTCTATACAGAACGTAGCAAGCCATCTTGGCTTGAAGTTCTCCGCCGTTATGACTCATGGAATTGCCAAGGCGGTAAAGTGGGTCGTATACTGTAGCGGCTGCGGAAAGTCCTTCTCAAGAGACGTTCCTAAAAGATGCGATGTCTGCGGTACTGAGATAAAGAGAAAATTCGGCAGTAATAGACCAGCATGA
- a CDS encoding DUF4443 domain-containing protein — protein MHIKAEFDSIPFGDGKEMNLRLAPILEKVVETTVGPSPTFSKLHVYKAITLLGNKTLGRNALAKELGIGSGAIRTLIARLRAVGMIKVESNGCKLTRRGQTVREKMIKRIAVSQTMHVGRMSLGKFDHAVLVKTASTIVSSPIVQRDAAIVQGAKGATTIIFKNGKFALPGDTADCEKDYPDEVWKLLRQKLKPQNNDVIIITSAENVQKAEYGALAAAWTLIP, from the coding sequence TTGCATATCAAAGCCGAGTTTGATAGTATACCCTTCGGTGATGGCAAGGAAATGAACTTACGTTTAGCGCCTATACTTGAAAAAGTTGTGGAAACAACAGTCGGACCATCGCCAACATTCTCCAAATTACACGTTTACAAGGCAATAACACTCCTCGGAAACAAGACCCTTGGTAGAAACGCGCTCGCGAAAGAGTTAGGAATAGGGTCAGGTGCGATAAGAACCCTAATTGCAAGGCTAAGAGCTGTAGGCATGATAAAAGTCGAAAGTAATGGTTGCAAGCTGACAAGAAGGGGTCAGACCGTAAGGGAAAAAATGATCAAACGGATTGCTGTTTCACAAACAATGCATGTGGGAAGAATGTCGTTAGGCAAATTTGATCATGCAGTATTGGTGAAAACCGCCTCCACAATAGTTAGCTCGCCTATAGTACAAAGAGATGCAGCAATAGTTCAAGGTGCAAAAGGTGCAACTACAATCATATTCAAAAATGGAAAATTTGCTTTACCTGGAGATACTGCAGACTGCGAAAAAGACTATCCCGATGAGGTTTGGAAACTATTAAGGCAGAAACTAAAACCTCAGAACAATGATGTCATCATAATCACTAGCGCGGAAAATGTTCAGAAGGCAGAGTATGGTGCACTAGCAGCTGCTTGGACGCTTATACCGTAA
- a CDS encoding cytochrome c oxidase subunit II — protein MLLAFLAIVAVGTLSVTMLIIQKPAPEDINAVSINITARQWNYTPSEIRVKEGQTVILHLKSIDVPHGFVIEEYRVNAFLPPGETVSVKFTANSVGEFQYFCNVFCGTGHPNHKGKLIVEK, from the coding sequence ATGTTGCTCGCTTTTCTTGCGATAGTTGCTGTAGGGACCTTGAGTGTGACCATGCTTATAATTCAAAAACCAGCTCCAGAAGATATTAATGCAGTTTCTATCAACATAACGGCTAGACAATGGAATTACACACCCTCTGAAATCAGGGTGAAGGAGGGTCAGACCGTGATCTTGCACTTAAAGAGCATCGATGTTCCTCACGGTTTTGTAATCGAAGAGTACAGAGTTAACGCATTCTTGCCTCCGGGAGAAACAGTTAGCGTAAAATTTACTGCCAATTCGGTTGGTGAATTCCAATATTTCTGTAACGTATTTTGCGGAACAGGTCATCCTAACCATAAAGGGAAGTTGATAGTTGAAAAGTAG